TAGTTGCTGGAGATTTTACCAAATCATTATTTCTGAAACTGATCAAAAACACATGGCTCAGGGAGAAGCCAGGTACAGAAAGCTCCCGGCCACTTGTGAATTAATTGCTCACTTACTGACTGGGAAACTGAGCCAGCAGGGAAAGTCTTGAAAGCCATACCTAGACAAATGTCTTGTACGGTCTTGTCTGACCTTCTGTCTAAACATCAGAACAAACAAGAATTGCAGCTTTCATGCGTTGTTTGACAAGATAaatctggttttatttaaattaacaaagcacagttttatttaaagcaacTTACAGGGGTACAatgcaaaggcagggtaagcgtagGGAGGTCTTGGTTACGAGCCCCtgctggaggtaggccacagttGGGGATTCAAATCTCGGTCTCCTGCGTGGAGGGCAGTGATATTATCACTGCACTATCCAGCCACACAATTCTCCCATGGTCCCTTTTAATAAGTTATTCAAGCAAAATGCATGTTCTAATGTGTGGCAGCAATTGGCTCACAGAACAGATAAACctgatttttacttttaatcacCTTCAGTTTTGCCTCCGGCCATGTCCAGTACAACCGCCCATGAACCTCCACGGCTAATTGGCTGTGTGTTCCTGAATCGAGCTAATGTCACCTGCCGCTGGGAGGCTGGAGACGCACCAGCAACACACTACACTCTGCAAATCCAGAAGAAGAGTGGGTGAGCAAAACATTTCTTGAATACTTTGAGGTCATGTACGTACAGGAACAAGCATGTCAAATATGAGCCCGAGCCTATAGATTGTCCTGTGGAGCACgttttattatacattatacttCATATAGTAACATTGTTGAACAAAGATACTGTTTAATAATGATTTGACTTAGTAATTCAAGAGGCTAAATATGCATAGGTGGCAGCAGTGAGTATTTACTGACGCAGAAAAGAGTTTAGTGGCCATGTTTTTCATAAAGGAACCTCCACCCACTACAAGGGTGTGCTTCATCAATGTATTTTTAACACTTTCTGGACAACAGTGGATTTGTATAGTAGAAATTTGAGATTGaagaaactttattaatcccagagggcAATAGCTTTGTGTTGTGACGGCTGCTCTTTGTTAAAAAGGAAGGAAACCAGAAGAGAACCACACCGCACAactacaaaataacacaaatacaaacacatacacacacaaagaaactcAATAAGAACAAAGGAAATCTGAGGATGGataaacaaacaatatgatTTGGCATTGACTACAAAGAAAATACTTGTTTatattcttaaaaaaaacaaaacaattgaatttccccagCCTCATCCTTTAATTTGCATATGTCCGTTTAGCACAGAtatatgtatattgtatatttagtTGAATTTTAACACAGTGTTTAACTGTCCGACACATagatttactgtttttattcactATCACGGTACTCgtagtggagcatttagcagcaaaAGAGACCAACATTTACCTCCATGTTTATGGTGCAGTGCTAAAGTAGAGTTAATACTGAATTTCCATTGacacaactacaactacatATGAATCATAATGCTTTACTGTAACTGCTGCATGTGTAATTAGGCACCTGTCAACTGTTTACTATATCAACTTACAAGATGATCACAAAACATAATTATCTTGTTTGCTACAAACATATTTACTTTCAAAATGTAGTGATGAATCCAATCccactgttgtgttttatgcACATACAATAGAAAGGTTTGAAGGTTTGTACCCCTGCCGTTCTTGCATGCTGTAGGCAAGTGCTTGGTTTTGTAATCAGCTTTCAATCTCTCATGCATGTGAGTTTTTGGCACATGACATATTGAATTTGTTTAACACAGCAAAGTCGTTAACTTTCAAAATCTAGTGTGATAAAAGTTCTTCTTTATCTGAAGCGCAACCAGAGCACATGCTGATTGGTGAACAACTCTGATTTTAACAAGCTTCTCATTAACCTAATATCTGTAGCAGTCTACGGTGTTAGTCAAGTGTCTGTGTCAAGACTGGTTCCATCTTAGCTCCACTcttatttcactgtaaaatttGACAAGTAAACCTAACTAcggtgtgtttattttttatcttcttgTACAGTTAAACATTAAAGAAATGTGAGCAGCAACGTTGCATGTGTTGGCTTAATTGAGTCCCACCTGTGCACTGCAGGTGGCAAATGTAGCTGACAAATTGAAATATACACTGATTGGCCACAGCATTAAAATAACCTGGGGTCTGAAATGTTGTgatggacaggggtcagcatggtCTGTGGCTGCCCGGCCCCATACACAGCAAACAGAGTCActttgtcccccccccccccggtcCGTTTATTGTGCAATGTTGTCTGCTGTTAGTCGTAATATTTGTTGCAACATGGTAATTTCAAATTTTGATAGCATGTCAGATAATTTTTGACAGCATGTTTGTGACTGCACATGCAAATGTTCACATCCCTGACATGACCTCTTATCTATTTGTCTGACAGACTTGGGGATGTTATTTGCACCTCTTTGTGTATTATGTCTGTTTGTAGATTGTTATACCCAAAGTCAGGTGAAGGACTTAGATGAACAATGTTTGTGTCTTGGcttgcgtctgtgtgtgtgtgtgtgtgtgtgtgtgtgttttgggtgcGTATGGGATGTGTAGAGCTGCACCCGTAACAACAAACAGCTCTCCGAGCACGTTCACCTGCACCACACCTAACACCAGCTGCACGGCAGGAATCAGCGGCTCGTCTGTGAGGTTCACTTTTTGCATCATCATCACGGCACACACTCATACCCGGGACATATCGTCTGCTCCACGGTGTCAACCTGGTAGAACTGAAGGTGAGACTGTTGTGCTCTCTCTGCTTGTACCCTTCTTACTCGTCTCTTACTTTTtaactttctcttcctctttcttttccagtGATGTTGCCTCCAGTGAGTTTGAACAGTGTAAAGCCGGTGACCGGGATGCCTCAATGTCTGAATTTGATCTGGAGCCGAACcttgtctgtgtttcctgtgtctaCCTCGGAAATAGAAGCTGGAAATCTGAATTCCCAGATTGAGTTCACAGCACAGGGACAGGTCTGCCACTCCCAAATCCAAACACAAAACCGCATACACTGTACCTGTGTGACGAAACACAGTCATTCATCAAGGAAAGGTTCAAGGTGTAGCATTGCAAGATAATCAACCTGCCCACACAGCTGTGTTATTTGCCAACTAAGACTGCATTTCCCATTTTTAAATTGCATGACATCCTTGTTTGTAATGTTAGTAAAACAGGATTCTCAGACTCAGACTAAGAAAGAGAGCAAAGGAAGTGTGTGGTTTCCCCCACAAGTTTATCTCATCTTACAACTCTTCTACATACAGCGTCATATTCAGGTGAAAAACGTGACAGTGAAAAGCTTCGACTTCCTGGTTTGTTTCTTCAAAGCCGACACTTCATTCACCGTGAGGCTTCGTCACCGTTACCGGGGCCCAGCGAGCCCCTGGAGCCGATGGAGCAACGCACAGCGGGGAAAGACAGCAGAGGACGGTGAGAGGAAGCTGAGTTGACAAACATGCGTGTTGCCTTTGCTGAAGCTGTCAATCCTTTAGTAAACTTCATTAATACTGGAACCAGTGTTGATTAAtagcagcaataaaaacaagaagaaggcaataaaaaacagttttttaggTAGTATAGTAGTCTCGTGTTTGACAGCCATTTAACAGAAGATGGATCCAAACTAAGAGGCAAAGTTAATGTTAAATTTTGCATAGGGTTGGAAAAAAAATCCcccccacacagacacatgaccCTGTGAACAAACCACTGTGTAGATGACACAAGTATATTTCAGCACAAAACAAGTCTGAAAGTATGAATACAACTATAGGTCATCTTTCtccattcatttcttttctgccaCATATCCGGgtagagtaaagtaaagtaagaagtaaagtaaaaagtagGCAATACGCTCTGCTGCCCACCTACGCCCCGCCCTGCCTGTGAGATCCTGACGTGTTCCTAGGTCAGATGAGATATAAAAACCCCTTTGgcaatgtttttctgtgtctttcccCTCACTTTCAGCTCCATCTGCAGCACCAGCCTTCTGGAGACAAGtaacacaaagagacaggaaCAGATGGAGACTTGTCTCACTGCTTTGGAAGGTGTGTTGTTGAACTGTAGGAATTTAAGTCACGACTTGATGCTCATGTAATCTTTTCTGACTGTTAGTTCACACTTTAATAACAGCGATCTCATTAGTTTTTCATAACCATCTCCCCATGAACTATTCCTTATTTGTTTCTATGCCTCCTTCGCATTCTTAATTTATTGCACTCGAGAGCAGAACTGTACGACTGTATcttgagaaagagagaataaaatgtCACAGGATCGTCTGATTAAAACCATCAtgatcatcagcagcagcagctaattTCCACTTGGTCTCCTCTCTCATGGTTTATGTTCATGCTGTTCAGCCCTTGCCTCGCTTCCTGGCCAATGGCAGAGTTCTCTTCTACAATGTGACTTGTGAGACAGAAAGTACTCAAATCCTGAGTGATTATGGGAGCTGCAGAGATTTGAACCACACAAGTACGTCTTGTAGTTTGCGCCTTCCTGTTGGATGCTGCTCCTGCACTCTAACAGCCTCCAACTCTGCTGGGACGTCCCCTAAAGCACAGATATGGCTGCTTGGATCCACTGAGACAGGTAGGGTCTCAGTTAGACTCCTCATGAGTCGTGACATCAATAGCTGCTGATATCCTGCAGATCAACTATACTTAAATCAGCATTTTTTAACAACAGACTCTGATGAACCCTGAcagacttttctctttttcttatcTTCTCCCTTCCTTCTCTTCAGAACCACCCTCCCTGAGCCAAATCACTGCAAGTGCACTCGATGACAGTAACTTACACATTCGTTGGACGGCTCCAGTTGATCAGTCAGTGACCGGTTTTGTCTTGGAGTGGTTTGCTGTCAGAGAGAATAAAAGCATCCTGTTTTGGGAAAGGCTTAACAGTTCCTGTACAGCATCAGTCATCACAGGTAAAACCATACatacaaaaaactaaagatgTGTAAAATATGGTTAAACTTTAGCTTAAATAGAgatgaaataatttatttgataTAACATTCAGCTTAAGTAAATTTGCCATCTGCTTGTGAATAGTCACTGATAATAGTTTTcttgttcatgttgttttagaAGGAATAAAACCGATGGAGCGTTATGCAGTTTCTGTCAAAGCGCTATATGGCGAACGAGGGGCAGGAAAAAACAGGACACTCTACATTTATACAGCAGAAGGAGGTACATCATCTATTATCAACTGTTGCAACTGGGGGTGTGATTGTTTTGTGAAGTATCTGAATCTTTTTCACCTTAAATGATGTGGCTgccatttattttcaataaactGACCAAAGAAACGGAGTTTGTCACACTTTGTGCCTTCGCGCCAGTGGCTCTTAGGCCCCCGTTGTTTATCAGACGAAGACACCTTGAGCCTGGTGAAGCAAGTGCATCTTTATCAGATCACTTGTTGcgaaacagagagagagagagagatcgtggtttcttcctctaaagggagttttttcctctccactgtcgcctagtgtttgctcaagtggggttgttgggtttttgatataattctgtatacagttttattttgtaagttCTTAAACATCGtaaagatgacttctgttgagatttggtgctatacaaataaaattcatcatcatcgtcatcatttTCTGCTCTGCACTTATCTCTCCACTTGCACAGCTCCCTCGGCTGGTCCTGTAGTGAAGGTGGAGCAGATCTCCGGTAGCACAGTGAGGCTCAGCTGGAGTCCTGTACCTGTGGAGGTGCTTCACGGTTTCATCCGAAACTACACGCTCTTTTACTCCACTGTAAACCAACCAGCCAAGAGTGAGTATACAACCGTAACACTGCAGAAAGAGTcaccaaaaataataacagaagtaaaaaaaaaaagttgtgtgcactcatttttatttattcaggtgTGTCTGTGCCTGGTCATATTCATGGTTACTCTCTAAAGAATCTGCCACCTGGAGACTATGACATCTTTATGCGGGCAAACACCGACACTGGTGCCGGAGCAGCAGGACCCATCATTAATGTGCACATAGGTGAagagatgacacacacatataaagtataaaaaaaaacatattgctgTTGCTGTCATTTAATTTTGTGCATGCGTATCTATGTGTGTGAAGACTCTGAGGACAGCTCCGTAGTGATGTACGCCATCCTTCCTCTCATGATGACGtctctgctgctggtgctgatgGCCTGCCTGGCGCACAGTAACATGTAAGAGCTCGGTCTTGCACCAATGACGTCACAGTCACACTCCCAAAGTAAACTACACAAGTACAACCGCATACTTTCTCTCTTAACAAATGGCGCTGCAGGATGAAACAGAAGCTGTGTCAACATGTCCCGGATCCTTCCCACAGCAGTCTGGCACGCTGGACCCCAAAAACCGCCCTGGAGGTAACCTCAAAAACTACTGCTGCCAGTTGCCTTTTTGCTTcgagaagtgtttttttaatgcctGATAATATTCTGTATGCCTGTTATAAACAAATCCCAAGAAAACTAAGAATGAGTTGATCCTGTTGACATTGTCTATGTGTAATATTATGGGCCATAGTATTAATGGGtgacatacatttatttttaatccaaACCATCCTGCTGCTCTAACAAACAAATGCACCATTACTCATAAGACAGTTCCCAGCTATTTTAGGAAATCTTGTAGCCTTttataaaagtgaaaatgtgaatttatttaaagttttttaattAACCAGTGATCTTGAGGCTGTGTGCTAAAATCAGGGTGCTGAAGTCTAAAAGtagaaacacagatacacattattgtattattgGTTTTAGCTTTGGGATTTAATACAGCCTCTGGCTATAATATCCAACAGTAACTGCAACACTAGTCATACTTTAATTTAGCAGTAATATAAAAAACTGGAAAGCTTTTATTGaacatactgtaattaaaatgttcacagATGAAGCTGATTCCAGTATATTGAGAACATGTAGATTTGAGATCTACCCAGATTAATGTGGCACCGTAATGTACAGATTATAGATTTCAAAACTCTTAAAACACATGGACAACAGACAATCTCTGATCTCTAAATGAATTTCTACAAGTGGCAACGACAGTAAATGTAACAATTcaaccactagatggcagcaaaaGCATTTCTTTCCACGTCTGAAACAGAGCTTTCTAAAGAATCTTGAGACATTTAATTGAATACCTGCCTTTTGTCTATTATCACAGAGTATGAAGCATTCAGTGGTACCAGGAAGGTCTGAAATCAAATACTCAGAAGTTGTTCTTCTTGGTGAAAGCGAGCTGCAGACCTGCGACCAAGATCAGGATATTAGCTATCAAAACGTCTGTGACCTGCAAACATATTCACTAGTCCCAGTGTCAACATCTCAAACTCCTCTAACTACCAGACCGATGTTCATCAGGAGCCCAACTGGAGCCAGGATGACGTGCAGCATGGACCTGTCCTCTAGTTCCTACTTCTATTCTAACGTGTTACCCGCTCAGACTATCAAAACTGTTTCTACCCCCATCCTGTCCACGACTTACTGCCAAGCTGTCAGCAGCTATGACAGTAAGATGCAGCTAGGTGGAGAGAAAGAGCCATCTGAAGAACGGTCTGAATCATCTCTTTGTCCAACAGATGAATTTAAAACCTTCAGTCTTTTTCTGAAACCGTATCAAACCACTATTTCCTTCTCTGACTACAACAGTACCCCTCAATCTGCCAGTTTACTTCCTCACTCAGTCGAGTTCCCCCCACTCAAACACCCTTTTCCTCAAAGCAACTCTAACCCTGTCCCATCGCTCCAGCCCGACACCTTCACTCACCCTAATGCTTCTTCGGACAAATTTTCGACGTCGTTTtcacctttctttttctctcttatgGATTTCTCCTACTGCCCTGTCGAATGTGAGCCTTACATCTCTATTGCTGTCTAATTTGATCACAGACATACAGTTTTACTGTGTCTGCATATGCACATCAAGGTCAAATGGTGTCTTTAATTAAATCTCTGTTTCAATTTcaagacagagggaggagaaacaCTTTATTTACCACACTTTATTGGTTAGTGAGTCAAAAATTGTACGTTTGACCCATAGTggagtttttgt
The Anabas testudineus chromosome 22, fAnaTes1.2, whole genome shotgun sequence DNA segment above includes these coding regions:
- the LOC113147763 gene encoding interleukin-6 receptor subunit beta, with product MERSRAAMWTCLLGAGLALVLPPAMSSTTAHEPPRLIGCVFLNRANVTCRWEAGDAPATHYTLQIQKKSGAAPVTTNSSPSTFTCTTPNTSCTAGISGSSVRFTFCIIITAHTHTRDISSAPRCQPGRTEVMLPPVSLNSVKPVTGMPQCLNLIWSRTLSVFPVSTSEIEAGNLNSQIEFTAQGQRHIQVKNVTVKSFDFLVCFFKADTSFTVRLRHRYRGPASPWSRWSNAQRGKTAEDAPSAAPAFWRQVTQRDRNRWRLVSLLWKPLPRFLANGRVLFYNVTCETESTQILSDYGSCRDLNHTSTSCSLRLPVGCCSCTLTASNSAGTSPKAQIWLLGSTETEPPSLSQITASALDDSNLHIRWTAPVDQSVTGFVLEWFAVRENKSILFWERLNSSCTASVITEGIKPMERYAVSVKALYGERGAGKNRTLYIYTAEGAPSAGPVVKVEQISGSTVRLSWSPVPVEVLHGFIRNYTLFYSTVNQPAKSVSVPGHIHGYSLKNLPPGDYDIFMRANTDTGAGAAGPIINVHIDSEDSSVVMYAILPLMMTSLLLVLMACLAHSNMMKQKLCQHVPDPSHSSLARWTPKTALESMKHSVVPGRSEIKYSEVVLLGESELQTCDQDQDISYQNVCDLQTYSLVPVSTSQTPLTTRPMFIRSPTGARMTCSMDLSSSSYFYSNVLPAQTIKTVSTPILSTTYCQAVSSYDSKMQLGGEKEPSEERSESSLCPTDEFKTFSLFLKPYQTTISFSDYNSTPQSASLLPHSVEFPPLKHPFPQSNSNPVPSLQPDTFTHPNASSDKFSTSFSPFFFSLMDFSYCPVECEPYISIAV